The following coding sequences lie in one Arachis ipaensis cultivar K30076 chromosome B03, Araip1.1, whole genome shotgun sequence genomic window:
- the LOC107629455 gene encoding F-box/kelch-repeat protein At2g44130: MQIHEFTELIPGLPSELGLDCLTRLPHSAHPVALRVCRQWRLLLHSDSFYNHRKKTGHARTLACLVQARENHSHDDESEEGKKPAVSGSPSYDITIFDPESMSWDRVDPVPEYPFGLPLFCQLASCEGRLVLMGGWDPQSYEPITAVFVYDFRTGRWRRGKDMPEKRSFFAIGSATGRVYIAGGHDENKNAMKTAWAYDPKGDEWFGLDPMTRARDECEGVVVGDEFWVVSGYDTESQGMFEGSAEVLEIESGMWKRVEGVWETGRCPRSCAGIAKDSKAVSWVGSGPGLQVGVRGVAVGPKTLVTGSEYEGAEHGFYLGEMGEGQNRKLRRISVPDEFSGFVQSGCSIVI, encoded by the coding sequence ATGCAGATCCACGAATTCACTGAGTTAATCCCTGGTTTACCGAGTGAACTCGGCCTTGACTGTCTCACTCGCTTGCCACACTCGGCACACCCAGTTGCCCTCCGAGTCTGCCGCCAGTGGCGCCTCCTCCTCCACAGCGACTCTTTTTACAACCATCGCAAGAAAACCGGCCACGCGCGCACCCTTGCCTGCCTCGTCCAAGCGCGTGAGAACCACAGCCACGACGATGAATCCGAAGAGGGGAAGAAACCAGCCGTTTCGGGATCACCAAGCTACGACATCACCATCTTCGACCCGGAGAGTATGTCGTGGGATCGGGTCGATCCGGTACCCGAATATCCGTTCGGGTTGCCACTGTTCTGCCAGCTGGCAAGCTGCGAGGGGAGGCTGGTTCTCATGGGCGGATGGGACCCGCAGAGCTACGAGCCCATCACCGCGGTTTTCGTCTATGATTTCCGTACTGGACGGTGGCGGCGCGGGAAAGACATGCCGGAGAAGAGATCGTTCTTCGCAATCGGTTCGGCAACGGGTAGGGTTTACATCGCAGGCGGGCACGACGAGAACAAGAACGCGATGAAGACGGCTTGGGCTTACGACCCGAAGGGAGACGAATGGTTCGGGTTGGACCCTATGACCCGTGCTCGAGACGAGTGCGAGGGTGTGGTTGTCGGCGACGAGTTCTGGGTGGTTAGCGGCTACGACACGGAGAGCCAGGGAATGTTCGAAGGTTCCGCTGAGGTGCTGGAAATCGAGTCGGGCATGTGGAAGCGGGTCGAGGGAGTTTGGGAAACAGGTCGGTGCCCTAGGTCATGTGCTGGAATTGCGAAAGATAGCAAAGCTGTGAGTTGGGTAGGGTCGGGTCCGGGGCTCCAGGTTGGTGTGCGAGGGGTTGCGGTAGGGCCGAAGACGCTGGTGACTGGATCCGAATACGAAGGTGCGGAGCACGGGTTCTATTTGGGTGAAATGGGGGAAGGGCAGAACCGTAAATTGAGGAGGATTAGTGTGCCTGACGAGTTTTCTGGTTTTGTTCAATCAGGGTGTAGTATTGTAATCTAG
- the LOC107632433 gene encoding probable polyamine transporter At3g13620, which yields MLTCFGYIIPLLAATGAMELDQKNWSGGYFADVAEIIAGKWLKFWMEIGAVLSIVGLFEAQLSSAAYQLLGMADLGFIPKIFGDRSKKFNTPWMGILVSTIIAVAMSFFSFNEIISTVNFLYSLGMLLEFASFLWLRRKFPSLKRPFEVPLGMKGLILMCLIPSLLLVYVMSVATKAVFVASAFLTCVGILLYYFMNLCKAKRWVE from the coding sequence ATGTTAACTTGTTTTGGTTACATAATTCCGTTGTTGGCTGCAACTGGTGCTATGGAGCTTGACCAAAAGAATTGGTCTGGTGGATATTTTGCTGATGTTGCTGAAATCATTGCTGGGAAATGGTTGAAATTTTGGATGGAGATTGGTGCTGTTTTATCAATTGTTGGTTTGTTTGAGGCACAACTTAGTAGTGCTGCATACCAACTTCTTGGTATGGCTGATTTGGGATTCATACCAAAAATATTTGGTGAtagatcaaagaaattcaatactCCTTGGATGGGGATATTGGTGTCAACAATTATAGCAGTTGCTATGTCATTTTTTAGCTTCAATGAGATTATATCAACAGTGAATTTCTTGTATAGTTTGGGGATGCTGTTGGAATTTGCATCGTTTCTTTGGCTTAGGAGAAAATTCCCATCATTGAAGAGGCCTTTTGAAGTGCCATTGGGAATGAAGGGTTTGATCCTAATGTGCCTTATACCTTCTTTGCTTTTGGTGTATGTGATGAGTGTTGCCACAAAAGCAGTGTTTGTTGCAAGTGCTTTCTTGACTTGTGTTGGGATTCTTTTGTACTATTTCATGAATCTTTGTAAGGCCAAGAGGTGGGTTGAATGA
- the LOC107629451 gene encoding uncharacterized protein LOC107629451 encodes MEGIPLRTTMPSTSTPHAHNHAFAIKTRSTSTLHLRRIRPLRFAIRAKISETEFQDFQRYARPLNLLPASEVKVCTDTSIQKVSSSLKDDKSKSLFRVKLGTSNAYGSSLSDPSAGILLCLIDEHGNSILQRIPACSSMDHSMESGDTNNTDMLHFQRGSVNEYIFEGPKIAKLEALWVSVESGQWRLGSVSLSVISCEAQSSLPEDGTQRYIGFQYGFQIDNVLLGEGSDLPMLELRPSLVTELEGTDPTSFFSNGLYDLSSPSSSNVTNEESMREYADLKFSLLFYDAMLTAFGASVTSVLAGENAGIAFLIGGVGGFLYLLLLQRSVDELPASELISSNKEGTNSPFKGIKGPIASVALAFIFAVLAARYSSGDVQLMLTPKDLIVGMIGFLACKISVVLSAFKPIRPGLKLPSDM; translated from the exons ATGGAGGGTATTCCTTTGAGGACTACGATGCCTTCAACGTCAACTCCTCACGCTCACAATCATGCTTTCGCAATCAAAACAAGATCAACATCAACCCTCCATCTTAGAAGAATTCGCCCTCTACGCTTTGCTATTAGGGCTAAAATATCTGAAACTGAATTCCAAG ATTTTCAGCGATATGCGAGACCATTGAATCTTTTACCAGCATCGGAAGTGAAAGTATGCACAGATACCTCAATACAAAAAGTTTCTTCATCTCTGAAGGATGATAAGTCCAAATCATTATTCAGGGTCAAGTTAGGTACCagcaatgcatatggttcaagtTTAAGCGATCCCAGTGCTGGAATTCTTCTGTGCTTGATAGACGAACATGGAAATTCCATATTGCAGAGAATACCTGCATGTTCGTCGATGGACCATTCTATGGAGTCAGGTGATACAAATAATACTGACATGCTTCACTTCCAAAGAGGTTCTGTTAATGAATACATCTTTGAGGGTCCAAAAATTGCAAAACTTGAAGCTCTTTGGGTTAGTGTTGAATCAG GTCAGTGGCGTTTAGGAAGTGTCTCCTTATCGGTTATTAGTTGTGAAGCGCAATCGTCACTGCCAGAAGATGGGACACAGCGGTACATTGGATTCCAGTACGGCTTTCAGATTGACAATGTGTTGCTTGGTGAGGGAAGTGATCTCCCCATGTTGGAGCTAAGGCCAAGCCTTGTGACTGAATTGGAAGGGACTGATCCCACCAGCTTCTTCAGCAATGGGCTTTATGACTTATCTTCGCCTTCAAGTTCTAACGTCACAAATGAAGAGAGCATGAGGGAGTATGCAGATTTGAAGTTCTCATTGCTGTTTTACGATGCCATGCTGACAGCTTTTGGCGCATCGGTCACTTCAGTCTTGGCTGGAGAAAATGCTGGAATTGCTTTCTTGATTGGCGGGGTTGGCGGCTTCCTGTATCTGCTACTATTGCAGAGATCAGTGGATGAGTTACCTGCTTCAGAGTTGATCTCAAGCAACAAGGAAGGAACAAATTCGCCATTCAAAGGAATAAAGGGTCCAATAGCAAGCGTGGCATTAGCATTTATATTTGCTGTGCTTGCAGCGAGGTATAGTTCAGGAGATGTTCAACTCATGCTGACACCAAAGGATCTCATAGTTGGAATGATTGGATTTCTTGCGTGTAAAATATCCGTGGTGTTATCTGCATTTAAGCCTATCAGACCAGGTCTTAAGTTGCCAAGTGATATGTAA